A window from Telopea speciosissima isolate NSW1024214 ecotype Mountain lineage chromosome 8, Tspe_v1, whole genome shotgun sequence encodes these proteins:
- the LOC122672235 gene encoding uncharacterized protein LOC122672235 — protein MVFLRVAPMKGLMRFGKKEKLSPRYIGPFEILEQVGNLAYRLALPPAMKNIHYTFHVSLMKKYVHDPSHALNYEPLDLKVDMTYEEKPIRILDRKDQVLHNRSIPLVKVLWKNHVIEEASWEREEDMRAKYPELFTN, from the coding sequence ATGGTGTTTCTTCGTGTGGCACCCATGAAAGGTTTGATGAGGTttgggaagaaggaaaagttaAGCCCTAGGTACATTGGACCATTTGAGATTCTAGAGCAAGTTGGTAACTTAGCTTATAGGCTGGCTCTCCCACCTGCCATGAAGAACATCCACTACACCTTCCATGTATCACTTATGAAGAAATATGTTCATGATCCTTCACACGCATTGAACTACGAACCACTTGACCTAAaggtggatatgacctatgaagagaaGCCAATTAGGATTTTAGATCGGAAGGATCAAGTGCTTCACAATCGATCAATACCTCTAGTCAAGGTGCTTTGGAAAAATCATGTCATtgaagaagcatcttgggaacgGGAGGAAGATATGCGAGCTAAATACCCTGAGTTATTTACAAATTGA